One genomic window of Candidatus Trichorickettsia mobilis includes the following:
- the potC gene encoding spermidine/putrescine ABC transporter permease PotC, whose translation MIRCCKFIYTILFLLALYFPIMVLITNSFNASKYGINWGGFTLEWYQRFLHNPALIKATINSLTVSTIAATLATIIGCISVFSFFKYDYRFKKLSKALIYLTLVMPEIVMGISFLICFMVLQVPLGFITLLIAHIAFCLPFVVITILTRLKSFDKNIIEAAKDLGASDFCILWQIIVPIIFPTILSSWLLAFIISFDDVVVSHFVTGPTFEILPLVIYSMAKVGVKPEVNAICAIILFLSISLIVTAQLLIMRNKK comes from the coding sequence ATGATTAGGTGTTGTAAATTTATCTATACCATATTATTCTTATTAGCATTATATTTTCCGATCATGGTACTGATTACTAATTCGTTTAATGCTTCAAAATATGGAATAAATTGGGGTGGTTTTACCTTAGAATGGTATCAAAGGTTTTTGCACAACCCAGCTTTAATTAAAGCAACAATTAATTCATTAACCGTATCCACAATTGCAGCAACATTGGCAACAATTATCGGCTGTATCTCAGTGTTTAGTTTTTTTAAATATGATTATCGTTTCAAGAAGCTTTCAAAGGCCTTGATTTATCTAACGCTAGTTATGCCTGAGATTGTTATGGGTATAAGTTTTTTAATTTGTTTCATGGTGCTGCAAGTGCCATTAGGTTTCATCACTTTATTGATTGCTCACATCGCTTTTTGTTTACCGTTTGTGGTAATTACGATCCTGACCAGGCTAAAATCTTTTGATAAAAATATTATTGAAGCGGCAAAAGATTTAGGAGCTAGTGATTTTTGTATTTTATGGCAAATTATCGTACCGATAATTTTTCCGACTATTTTATCTTCGTGGTTGCTTGCTTTTATTATATCATTTGATGACGTTGTAGTAAGCCATTTCGTTACTGGTCCAACTTTTGAAATTTTACCATTAGTGATATATTCCATGGCTAAGGTAGGGGTTAAGCCAGAAGTGAATGCTATTTGTGCAATTATTTTATTTTTATCTATTAGTTTAATAGTGACCGCCCAATTATTAATTATGAGGAATAAAAAATGA
- a CDS encoding aminoglycoside phosphotransferase family protein, with protein MNIQRTELKNEFLSNYFHGQQFHLQALPIDASFRKYDRIVCNKAKMILMDSPPEYYKLQDFIRIACFLSDNNFSAPQIYQANIPHGFLLLEDFGDMNIGKHLLQHDDYNNKVRIYRLIIDLLVKLQSITPISQLNIHTTDMLLQGLELYTDWYIPFVTNHPLHGELKAEFLELWRAVIQQHLNSIEYTTVLRDYHVENMMLLDRAGINAIGLLDFQDAVIGSPLYDVVSVLEDARIEVDQKFANECLEYYLLQNSHLNKTDSYLLYHLLGAQRNSRILGVFARKAMRDQQKGYLQYIPRILSYLEQDLAHESLNQVAKWIKKNTRSIL; from the coding sequence ATGAATATTCAACGCACTGAACTAAAAAATGAATTTTTAAGCAATTATTTTCATGGCCAACAATTTCACCTACAAGCCTTACCTATTGATGCTTCATTTCGTAAGTATGATCGAATTGTTTGCAATAAAGCTAAAATGATATTAATGGATTCACCACCAGAATATTATAAGTTACAAGATTTTATCCGTATAGCTTGTTTCTTGAGCGATAATAATTTTTCTGCTCCACAAATTTATCAAGCTAATATTCCACATGGATTTTTATTATTAGAAGATTTTGGCGATATGAATATTGGCAAGCATTTACTGCAGCATGATGATTATAATAATAAGGTAAGAATTTATCGATTAATTATTGATTTGTTGGTTAAATTACAATCGATCACCCCTATTAGCCAGCTAAATATTCATACAACAGATATGTTGCTGCAGGGGTTGGAACTATATACTGATTGGTATATACCTTTTGTTACTAATCATCCACTGCATGGAGAGCTGAAGGCAGAGTTTTTAGAATTATGGCGAGCTGTAATTCAGCAACACTTAAACTCAATAGAATATACTACAGTACTGCGAGATTATCATGTTGAAAATATGATGTTGCTTGATCGAGCAGGTATTAACGCTATTGGACTGCTGGATTTCCAGGATGCAGTTATTGGTTCTCCATTATATGATGTGGTCTCAGTATTGGAAGACGCAAGGATAGAAGTAGATCAAAAATTTGCCAATGAATGTTTAGAATATTATCTTTTACAAAATTCACATTTAAATAAAACAGATAGTTATTTACTATATCATCTATTAGGAGCGCAGCGTAACAGCAGAATTCTTGGAGTTTTTGCAAGAAAAGCAATGCGTGACCAGCAAAAAGGTTACTTACAATATATACCAAGAATTTTATCTTATTTAGAGCAAGATTTAGCTCATGAATCCTTAAATCAAGTAGCAAAATGGATCAAGAAAAATACCCGATCGATACTATAA
- the potA gene encoding spermidine/putrescine ABC transporter ATP-binding protein PotA translates to MNTQTPVIELINISKSYYNTSIIKNLTLAIHEGEFISILGPSGSGKTTILRLIAGFENANSGDIIIDGHNVNKVPPNQRKVNTVFQNYALFPHMSVYENIAFGLTIEGKSKDFIRTSVDQVCKIVKLDGLSERRPSQLSGGEQQRVAIARAIIKQPKVLLLDESLSALDYKLRQEMQFELKQIHKKLGITFVFVTHDQEEALSMADRVVVMSKGQIEQIGNPREVYESPNNLFVAQFVGEINVFDGLVAEVDGDNLKVIIENMINYTLPNVHDFKAGDNIKILLRPEDLRIETLAETSNTSNKIIGVVESTIYKGATLDSLIILANGKKIKASEFFDEDAENFEYTSRQKVVVSWVSNWEVILADD, encoded by the coding sequence TTGAACACGCAAACTCCGGTAATCGAGCTGATCAATATCAGTAAAAGTTATTACAACACAAGTATTATCAAGAATTTGACTCTCGCCATCCATGAGGGTGAATTTATTTCGATACTTGGACCTTCTGGAAGTGGTAAGACCACTATACTTAGGTTGATTGCTGGTTTTGAAAACGCTAATTCAGGAGATATTATCATTGATGGTCATAATGTAAATAAAGTCCCGCCTAACCAAAGAAAAGTTAATACAGTCTTTCAGAATTACGCTCTTTTTCCTCATATGTCAGTATATGAAAATATTGCTTTTGGCTTAACCATTGAGGGTAAAAGCAAGGATTTTATTAGAACTAGTGTTGATCAGGTATGTAAGATAGTAAAGCTTGACGGACTATCTGAGCGCAGGCCGAGTCAATTATCTGGTGGGGAACAACAACGAGTAGCAATTGCGAGAGCAATAATCAAACAACCAAAAGTATTATTATTGGATGAATCACTAAGTGCCTTAGACTATAAGCTTAGGCAAGAAATGCAGTTCGAATTGAAGCAGATCCATAAAAAACTTGGCATTACCTTTGTGTTTGTCACTCACGATCAGGAAGAAGCTTTGTCGATGGCAGATCGAGTAGTAGTAATGAGTAAGGGTCAAATAGAACAGATTGGCAATCCTAGAGAAGTTTATGAATCGCCCAATAATCTTTTTGTGGCACAATTTGTTGGAGAGATTAATGTTTTTGATGGATTAGTTGCGGAAGTTGATGGTGATAACCTTAAGGTAATCATTGAGAATATGATTAATTATACTCTACCAAACGTTCATGACTTTAAAGCAGGCGATAATATAAAAATATTACTTCGACCTGAAGATCTTAGAATAGAAACATTGGCTGAAACGTCAAACACCAGCAATAAAATCATTGGTGTTGTTGAGAGCACTATTTATAAAGGTGCTACGCTTGATTCTCTAATTATATTAGCCAATGGCAAGAAGATAAAGGCTAGTGAATTTTTTGACGAAGATGCTGAAAATTTTGAATATACTAGTCGACAAAAAGTAGTTGTCAGTTGGGTATCCAACTGGGAAGTGATTTTAGCCGATGATTAG
- a CDS encoding ABC transporter permease, whose product MISKISFKSSAISLTIFWVSLFVLIPNSLILFTSFLKYDELQLINFEFTLENYQVIFTNTYLSIYLYSFKIAALATIYSLICGYPFAYIISRIENSVVKNLCLMFAMIPFWVSSMIRCYAMIPILRTNGFINKLLLKVGIIEQPISLLYNDHAVVLGLVYALIPFMILPLYLALEKIDRMYIEAALDLGASKFQVFWRIIFPMSYPGIISGCMFVFLSALGMFYISDILGGAKNMMIGNLIKNQFLTVRNWPVGSVICVTLFIMMAFWVVLSKDNMDKTK is encoded by the coding sequence ATGATTAGTAAAATTTCATTTAAGTCTAGCGCTATATCTCTTACCATATTCTGGGTGTCGCTATTCGTATTAATCCCTAACAGCCTGATATTATTCACCAGTTTTTTAAAATATGACGAACTACAATTAATTAACTTTGAATTTACTTTAGAAAATTATCAGGTAATTTTTACTAATACCTACCTCAGTATCTATTTATATTCTTTTAAGATTGCTGCACTTGCTACTATCTATAGCCTAATTTGCGGCTATCCATTTGCATATATTATTTCTCGCATTGAAAACAGTGTAGTTAAAAATTTATGCTTAATGTTTGCAATGATCCCTTTTTGGGTTAGTTCAATGATTAGGTGCTATGCAATGATTCCAATATTGAGAACCAACGGTTTTATCAATAAATTATTGCTTAAAGTAGGGATTATCGAACAACCTATTAGTTTATTATATAATGATCATGCGGTAGTGCTAGGCTTGGTTTATGCGCTAATTCCTTTTATGATTTTACCTTTATATCTAGCCTTAGAAAAGATAGATCGCATGTATATTGAAGCAGCGCTTGACCTTGGCGCCTCAAAGTTTCAGGTTTTTTGGAGAATTATTTTTCCCATGAGCTATCCTGGTATTATCTCTGGATGTATGTTTGTTTTTCTATCGGCTTTAGGGATGTTTTACATATCAGATATCCTTGGTGGAGCAAAAAACATGATGATTGGCAATTTAATTAAAAATCAGTTTTTAACTGTACGTAACTGGCCAGTAGGCTCGGTGATTTGTGTGACGTTATTTATAATGATGGCATTCTGGGTGGTGTTATCTAAAGATAATATGGATAAAACAAAATAG
- a CDS encoding PotD/PotF family extracellular solute-binding protein, which translates to MKKLLFIVLLSVISISAQANEQKLYIYCWAEELPQKVIDEFVKESGIQVVLSTYDNNESMYSKLKLLGNKAGYDIVCPSSYFIGKMKQDKLLQLIDKSKIPSFKNIDPNALNQSFDPNNEYSIPFMFSYTGILYNTAYIKDNIDSWGDLFNPNYKGQLMLVDDMREVFHTALTLLGYSGNETNETHIKQAYEKLTSLIPNVKLFSSESTKVPYISEEVMIGMNWNGEAYIAMKENPNLKFIYPKEGAVLSLDNFSIPVGAKNLDNAYKFISFIHKPEIAKQIAEELGYSVPNQAMLEIIDPDLRNNQAIFPPKEVIKNGLFHEDLGKVINIYEMYWEKLKTNSTNNYN; encoded by the coding sequence ATGAAGAAATTACTTTTTATTGTTCTGCTTTCAGTGATTTCGATCTCAGCTCAAGCAAATGAGCAGAAATTATATATATATTGTTGGGCTGAAGAATTGCCACAAAAAGTTATAGATGAGTTTGTTAAAGAATCTGGGATACAGGTAGTATTATCTACTTATGATAATAATGAATCAATGTATTCAAAACTGAAGCTTTTAGGTAATAAAGCAGGCTATGATATTGTCTGTCCTTCAAGTTATTTTATTGGCAAAATGAAGCAAGATAAATTGTTGCAATTAATAGATAAAAGTAAAATTCCTAGTTTTAAAAACATTGACCCCAATGCGCTTAATCAATCATTCGACCCTAATAATGAATATAGCATACCATTTATGTTTTCTTATACCGGTATATTATATAATACTGCTTATATTAAAGATAATATCGACAGTTGGGGAGACTTATTCAATCCTAATTATAAAGGTCAGCTGATGTTAGTTGATGATATGCGAGAAGTTTTTCATACCGCTTTAACTTTATTGGGATATAGCGGCAACGAAACGAATGAAACCCACATAAAGCAAGCATATGAAAAACTGACAAGCTTGATTCCTAACGTAAAGTTATTTTCTTCTGAATCTACTAAAGTACCATATATTAGTGAAGAAGTAATGATTGGTATGAATTGGAATGGTGAAGCTTATATTGCGATGAAAGAAAATCCTAATTTAAAATTTATTTACCCCAAAGAAGGTGCAGTTTTATCATTAGATAATTTTTCTATACCGGTTGGTGCAAAAAATTTAGACAATGCTTATAAATTTATTAGTTTTATTCATAAGCCTGAGATTGCCAAGCAAATTGCTGAAGAATTAGGGTATAGCGTACCAAATCAGGCAATGTTAGAAATTATTGATCCAGATTTAAGAAATAATCAAGCCATTTTTCCACCAAAAGAAGTGATTAAAAATGGGTTATTTCATGAAGATTTAGGAAAAGTGATTAATATATATGAGATGTATTGGGAAAAACTAAAAACAAATAGTACTAATAATTATAATTAG
- a CDS encoding SDR family oxidoreductase yields the protein MKNSLFIFGLGYSASVLAKNLAAKNWHISGTSRDYNKLRDYQFLGYEMFDFADTNIQRALIKSTHLLISIPPTEQIDPILELYGNYLRSNLNGSSLQWIGYLSSTGVYGDHQGAWVDEDTLLKPSNNKRTEQRIAAEIAWLTLGQELNIQTSIFRLAGIYGPNRNVIQQLKHGQAQCIFKEGQVFSRIHVDDIANILEISMHGLRAGTIYNISDDEPASSHEVMQYAASLLGLPPPKIIPYNQATLSEMAQEFYSNNRRIKNDRIKNYLGVKLQYPTYREGLAALIASVS from the coding sequence ATGAAAAATTCTTTGTTTATTTTTGGATTAGGATATTCAGCCAGTGTATTAGCTAAAAATTTAGCTGCAAAAAATTGGCATATCTCTGGTACTTCACGTGACTACAATAAACTTAGGGATTATCAATTCCTTGGCTATGAAATGTTTGATTTTGCTGATACTAATATTCAAAGAGCCTTGATTAAGAGCACACATCTGCTGATTTCCATACCACCAACAGAGCAAATAGATCCTATTCTTGAGTTATATGGTAATTATTTACGCAGTAACCTTAATGGCTCTTCTTTGCAATGGATAGGATATCTTTCTAGTACCGGAGTTTATGGTGATCATCAAGGAGCATGGGTTGATGAAGATACTTTATTAAAACCCAGTAATAATAAACGTACAGAACAGCGCATAGCAGCAGAAATTGCCTGGCTAACTCTTGGTCAAGAACTTAATATTCAGACTAGTATATTTCGTTTAGCCGGTATTTACGGACCAAATCGTAACGTCATTCAGCAATTAAAACATGGACAAGCGCAGTGTATCTTTAAGGAAGGACAAGTGTTTTCTCGCATTCATGTAGACGACATTGCAAATATACTGGAAATATCTATGCATGGATTAAGAGCTGGTACTATCTATAACATAAGTGATGATGAGCCAGCATCATCACATGAGGTTATGCAATACGCAGCTTCATTACTTGGTCTGCCACCGCCAAAAATTATTCCATATAATCAAGCGACTTTATCAGAGATGGCACAAGAATTTTATAGTAATAATCGTCGTATTAAAAATGATCGCATCAAGAATTATTTGGGTGTTAAACTGCAATATCCTACTTATAGAGAAGGGTTAGCAGCGCTTATAGCGTCGGTCAGTTAG
- a CDS encoding sugar phosphate nucleotidyltransferase, with protein MDQEKYPIDTIMIFAAGYGKRMQHLTIASPKPLIPILGTPILHYVLQLVLTYPFKRIVINTHYCHQQIVDSINEFKLQHIVNAEIILIHEPYLLETGGGIKNAYLALGNKPIFTCNSDVIIQSPHNIFDLLVSSWDSAKMNFLLAMQPYETAVGYKGNGDFELLANGKLSRVKTREHYSYIYSGISILKPDFINNNPLQVFSLREYYLNDQLVYGVVIPECKWYHATTPDDVVDIESTLHVR; from the coding sequence ATGGATCAAGAAAAATACCCGATCGATACTATAATGATATTTGCTGCAGGCTATGGTAAAAGAATGCAGCATTTAACCATTGCCAGCCCGAAACCTTTAATTCCTATTTTAGGTACGCCGATATTACATTATGTATTACAGCTAGTACTTACTTATCCTTTTAAAAGGATAGTCATTAATACTCATTATTGTCATCAGCAAATTGTAGATTCTATTAATGAATTCAAACTACAACATATAGTTAATGCAGAAATTATATTAATTCACGAACCATATCTATTAGAAACAGGTGGAGGAATTAAAAATGCCTACCTTGCTCTTGGCAACAAGCCAATCTTTACTTGTAATAGTGATGTAATTATTCAGTCGCCACATAATATTTTTGACCTGTTGGTGTCATCATGGGATTCTGCTAAGATGAATTTTTTACTTGCAATGCAACCTTATGAAACTGCGGTAGGTTATAAAGGAAATGGAGATTTCGAGTTACTAGCTAATGGTAAATTATCTAGAGTTAAGACCAGAGAGCACTATAGCTATATATATTCAGGAATTAGTATACTAAAACCTGATTTCATTAATAATAATCCATTACAGGTGTTTTCGTTACGAGAATATTACTTAAATGATCAGCTTGTATATGGAGTAGTTATCCCGGAATGCAAGTGGTATCATGCGACTACGCCTGATGATGTGGTTGATATAGAATCGACCTTACATGTTCGTTAA
- a CDS encoding phospholipid-binding protein MlaC, producing MSKIIRLICISFICVVMPALANEQHQAVNQYIDKLVNDAQIVLNNTKLTDEERGNKSKTLIAANLDLNWMAKYTLGRYKKQLTEAEQQEFIRSYSQYVIKTYADLIKNYKGEKATIKQVETLDANEFIVKTEVIKTNGQPSIKVDYLVKNIANKAPAKFLIADVITEGISMINSQKSEFDSILTNNDIAALIAILKKKL from the coding sequence ATGAGCAAAATAATTAGACTAATCTGTATTTCTTTTATCTGCGTTGTAATGCCGGCTCTTGCCAACGAACAACATCAAGCAGTCAATCAATATATTGATAAATTAGTTAATGATGCACAAATAGTGCTAAATAACACCAAGTTGACAGATGAAGAACGAGGTAATAAGTCTAAGACCTTGATTGCAGCAAATTTGGATCTAAATTGGATGGCTAAATATACTTTGGGTCGGTATAAAAAACAATTAACTGAAGCAGAACAGCAAGAGTTTATTCGTAGTTATTCTCAATATGTCATTAAAACCTATGCTGATTTGATAAAAAATTACAAAGGAGAAAAAGCTACAATAAAACAGGTTGAAACACTTGATGCAAATGAATTTATTGTGAAAACCGAGGTAATAAAAACTAACGGACAACCTTCAATTAAGGTTGATTATCTTGTTAAAAATATAGCTAATAAAGCTCCAGCAAAATTTCTTATTGCGGATGTTATTACTGAGGGCATTAGTATGATTAATTCTCAAAAATCTGAATTTGACAGTATATTGACTAATAATGATATTGCCGCGTTAATTGCTATACTTAAAAAGAAATTATGA
- a CDS encoding cell division protein ZapA encodes MPIVTITLNNKNFKLFCNDGSEELLHSLATTINDKMMQLKTTNQSAPFELLLILTTLSLQQEIDNLQDKLGFSEVDNNYNEREQFAETLSSIATYLESLAQKIGK; translated from the coding sequence ATGCCGATAGTTACCATAACTCTAAATAATAAAAATTTTAAACTATTTTGTAACGATGGCTCAGAAGAGCTATTGCATAGTTTAGCCACTACGATAAACGACAAAATGATGCAGTTAAAAACAACTAACCAATCCGCACCTTTCGAGTTATTATTAATATTAACTACATTAAGTTTACAACAAGAAATAGATAATTTACAAGATAAACTTGGCTTCTCTGAAGTGGATAATAACTATAATGAGCGAGAGCAATTTGCAGAAACTTTAAGTAGTATAGCTACTTACTTAGAAAGTCTTGCACAAAAGATTGGTAAATGA
- a CDS encoding porin family protein: MKKLLIATAVCAALSTTALAGTENMFYVKANVGGIILNKAKDKYTGLKMKGKTAAIFDLGVGYYVMDNTRVDLTFVTPVNPEMKKTGKANDGVSTTVKHKGTIYALMANGYVDLFDISVAKVFIGAGVGWAQVKEKMTDRVNGNASSKKKNNAAYQLTLGTAAEVAPGVNAEFAYRWIDFGKTKAKKGQEASGTTAYKGHNLLLGIRFDI, from the coding sequence ATGAAAAAATTACTTATAGCTACAGCAGTATGTGCTGCTTTGTCTACAACGGCACTAGCTGGTACTGAAAATATGTTTTATGTCAAAGCTAATGTTGGTGGGATAATCCTAAACAAAGCTAAAGATAAATATACCGGTCTAAAAATGAAAGGAAAAACAGCTGCAATCTTTGATTTAGGTGTTGGTTATTATGTTATGGATAATACCAGAGTTGATTTGACTTTCGTTACGCCAGTAAATCCTGAAATGAAAAAAACTGGTAAGGCTAATGATGGAGTTAGTACTACAGTAAAGCATAAAGGAACGATTTATGCATTAATGGCTAATGGTTACGTAGATTTGTTTGATATTAGTGTTGCTAAAGTATTTATTGGTGCTGGTGTTGGTTGGGCTCAAGTTAAAGAAAAAATGACTGATAGAGTTAATGGAAATGCTTCAAGTAAGAAAAAGAATAATGCTGCTTATCAGTTAACATTGGGTACTGCTGCTGAAGTAGCTCCTGGAGTTAATGCTGAGTTCGCTTATAGATGGATCGATTTTGGTAAAACAAAAGCTAAAAAAGGTCAAGAAGCAAGTGGTACAACTGCTTACAAAGGACATAATTTGTTGCTTGGTATCAGATTTGATATTTAA
- a CDS encoding methyltransferase, with product MFITRMISFIYNFLKKFISACYHFIINLPNWYKAKINFSKTYIKDFRYRLNNLSTTNLDLGIYHLNKLQINDAILRFKLVTKFLDKENKVAHYWLGWCYFLKDNYEQASSHLAQAGNVDEILLKDFVKNHSRLDNVPVAIWQQYRDFVAEHYTHNFYSDDIHLPYRFIQKVLYHIKELPNQYNILELGSNIGLAGYEIRKRFPDSFILKGVEISERMIELSNTYYQKIKIYDMLIQDDLQEVINHTSETFDVILSLCGFSYTKDLSDCFDSIATKLNNQGYLAFCLPINNTTIYSTKRKEFIFAVLDIENAIDKKKFNILDISEIILKENNKYAIFVCQKIA from the coding sequence ATGTTTATCACCAGAATGATTTCTTTTATTTATAATTTTTTAAAAAAATTCATTAGCGCATGCTATCATTTTATCATTAACTTACCTAATTGGTATAAAGCAAAAATTAACTTTTCCAAGACATATATCAAGGATTTTCGCTATCGATTAAATAATTTAAGCACAACCAATCTCGACCTTGGAATTTATCATCTTAATAAGCTTCAGATAAATGATGCAATATTGCGATTTAAGTTAGTTACCAAATTTTTAGATAAAGAAAACAAAGTAGCTCATTATTGGCTTGGATGGTGCTATTTTTTAAAAGATAACTATGAGCAAGCTTCATCTCATTTAGCACAAGCTGGTAACGTTGATGAAATATTATTAAAAGATTTTGTTAAAAATCACTCGCGCCTTGACAATGTGCCTGTAGCAATATGGCAACAATATCGAGATTTTGTTGCCGAACATTATACCCATAATTTTTATAGTGATGATATTCATTTACCTTATCGTTTTATCCAAAAAGTACTATATCACATTAAGGAATTACCAAATCAATATAATATATTAGAGTTAGGGAGTAATATAGGTTTAGCGGGGTATGAGATTAGAAAACGCTTTCCAGATTCTTTTATTTTAAAAGGCGTTGAAATTTCTGAAAGGATGATTGAATTATCCAACACATATTATCAAAAGATAAAAATTTATGATATGTTAATCCAGGATGATCTGCAGGAGGTGATTAATCACACTTCTGAAACCTTCGATGTCATTTTAAGCTTATGTGGTTTTTCGTATACCAAGGATTTAAGTGATTGTTTTGATAGTATAGCGACTAAGTTGAATAATCAGGGATATTTAGCTTTTTGTCTGCCGATTAATAATACCACTATTTATTCCACAAAGCGCAAAGAATTCATCTTTGCCGTGCTAGATATAGAAAATGCAATTGATAAAAAGAAATTTAATATATTAGATATATCAGAGATCATTTTAAAAGAAAATAATAAATATGCGATTTTTGTTTGTCAAAAAATAGCTTGA
- the fdxA gene encoding ferredoxin FdxA — protein MTYVVTDGCVKCKYTTCVEVCPVDCFYEGELMLAINPDECIDCGVCEPECPIDAIKPESAELIEWVERAKIFTETWPNITSTKAALPDAEKYQHEQNKFKKYISNDL, from the coding sequence ATGACTTATGTAGTAACTGATGGTTGTGTTAAATGCAAATATACTACTTGCGTTGAGGTGTGTCCGGTGGATTGTTTTTATGAAGGAGAGTTAATGTTAGCAATTAACCCGGATGAGTGCATAGATTGTGGAGTGTGTGAACCTGAATGTCCAATCGACGCCATTAAGCCGGAATCAGCAGAATTAATAGAATGGGTAGAGCGGGCAAAAATATTTACCGAAACCTGGCCTAATATTACGAGTACGAAGGCCGCATTGCCCGATGCTGAAAAATATCAACATGAACAAAATAAATTCAAAAAATATATATCCAATGATTTATAA
- a CDS encoding VacJ family lipoprotein, producing MRFFIGSLFWLVIFNVVASDTLQEDNEYKYSYGIDNRCNEVYDPYEKLNRKIFIFNLTLDRLLLKPLALGYNAITNNYIKARVGSVFENVSTPLTTVNYALQMRFNEGMRSFWRFLINTTFGVGGLFDVASKIDLTPSPQTFSDTLAYAGADPGLYLMLPFFGSTMGRDIFDTLLLNNGFNLMVGMPENLNFSLTGLKIVHDRAILLSFSDFLEQNSIDYYTAVRTAIFQNRESKKQYPKWFKCRSYKKVDTNKARSNNEQNN from the coding sequence ATGAGATTTTTTATTGGATCATTATTTTGGTTAGTAATATTCAATGTGGTGGCGAGTGATACTTTACAAGAAGATAATGAATATAAGTATAGTTACGGTATCGACAATAGGTGTAATGAAGTTTATGATCCATATGAAAAATTAAATCGAAAAATATTTATTTTTAATCTTACTTTGGATCGTTTATTATTAAAGCCACTGGCCTTAGGTTACAATGCTATAACTAACAATTACATAAAAGCTAGAGTAGGTAGCGTTTTTGAAAATGTCAGCACACCACTTACTACAGTTAATTACGCATTGCAAATGCGCTTTAATGAAGGCATGAGAAGCTTCTGGCGGTTTTTAATTAACACTACTTTTGGAGTAGGTGGACTTTTTGATGTTGCCAGTAAAATTGATTTAACGCCATCACCTCAAACTTTTAGTGATACGTTGGCATATGCCGGGGCAGATCCTGGACTATATTTGATGCTTCCTTTTTTTGGTAGTACCATGGGTAGAGATATATTCGATACATTATTGCTTAATAATGGCTTTAATTTGATGGTTGGTATGCCAGAAAACCTTAATTTTTCTTTAACTGGTTTGAAAATAGTACATGATCGAGCAATATTATTGTCATTTTCTGATTTCCTGGAACAAAATTCCATAGATTATTATACTGCTGTGAGAACAGCTATTTTTCAAAATCGTGAATCAAAAAAACAATATCCAAAATGGTTTAAATGTCGATCTTATAAGAAGGTAGATACAAATAAAGCAAGGAGTAATAATGAGCAAAATAATTAG